CCCACCCACATTAAACGTCAGCAGATTCTCCGCCCCTGCGATTTGATACTCGCCAGCCCTACCCGACACTTGCTTTGCACAATCAAGCGCCATCCTCACGCCGGTCGCTCCTACAGGGTGTCCGAGACCAATCAGCCCACCGCTGGCATTAATAGGGAAGTCTCCGTCGAGCGCGATACGGCCCTCTTCGATTGCCTTCCAGCTCTCACCGGGTGCCGTCAGACCCGAGTGATCAATCGCCATGTATTCGGTAATGGTGAAACAGTCGTGCGTCTCTAGGCCATCGACAGATGTCACTGCCTTCATATTGGCGCGACCGAGTGCCTCGCTAATGGTGGCAGCCGCGTGCGGAAATATGACGCCATTGCCCCGCGAGCTTGTAAGCTTTGTATCGAGTGAAATAGGCGCGGAGCGGTGCCCCCAACCTTTTATGCGAGGGATATCCGCAAGCTTCAGACCCTGCTTCTCAGCGTGCGCCTTTGCGACATCCTCGTTGGCCAGAATGATACACGCGGCACCATCCGTAATTTGGCCACAATCGAGCTTGCGGACACGCCCTTCAATCACCGGATTGAGGGTGTCATCAGCGCTAAAGCTACCGTCGGCAAACTGCCACCCTCGAGTCTGAGCGTTGGGATTTAA
The Candidatus Paraluminiphilus aquimaris genome window above contains:
- a CDS encoding acetyl-CoA acetyltransferase produces the protein MGTAVYILGGSQTDFSRNWAREDLEVYDMFSEVLRDAISDAAIEPGQIEVGHVGNFVADLFAGQGLIGGFFGQVYPELAMLPTSRHEAACASGSMAILGAMRDIEAGHYSTACVLGLELMRNVNGKTGAEYLGAATWKGHEAQVCDFPWPYMFDLITREYDMRHGIRDEHLTRIAEINFANAKLNPNAQTRGWQFADGSFSADDTLNPVIEGRVRKLDCGQITDGAACIILANEDVAKAHAEKQGLKLADIPRIKGWGHRSAPISLDTKLTSSRGNGVIFPHAAATISEALGRANMKAVTSVDGLETHDCFTITEYMAIDHSGLTAPGESWKAIEEGRIALDGDFPINASGGLIGLGHPVGATGVRMALDCAKQVSGRAGEYQIAGAENLLTFNVGGSTTTCASLVVGVGQ